In Streptomyces chartreusis, the following proteins share a genomic window:
- a CDS encoding DUF6197 family protein has translation MSTTTLARASRAAGAGTEAPIDLDSLVVEIERCLAAFTRTTAHPLVTKTTRELVDEAMRDLAPTPAAGPSPDLNPPPAWLRRLPEWALSIPLVRNRFGAGRQLTIGEHLELTALVIERWGWTTNADRGEHGEVCIRGAQFVLLRLGYGDAGTLHRASARLHEVLARGTGGSFIAFNDAPGRTKQQVLTLLRTAAIEAR, from the coding sequence ATGAGCACGACCACCCTGGCCAGAGCAAGCCGCGCCGCCGGAGCCGGTACCGAAGCACCGATCGACCTAGACAGCCTGGTCGTTGAGATCGAGCGCTGCCTCGCCGCCTTCACCCGCACCACCGCCCACCCTCTGGTCACCAAGACCACCCGGGAACTCGTCGACGAGGCAATGCGCGACCTCGCCCCCACACCGGCCGCCGGCCCCTCGCCGGACCTGAATCCACCCCCGGCCTGGCTGCGCCGCCTGCCGGAATGGGCCCTGTCGATCCCCCTCGTCCGCAACCGCTTCGGCGCCGGACGCCAACTCACCATCGGCGAGCACCTGGAGTTGACCGCCCTCGTCATCGAGCGCTGGGGCTGGACCACCAATGCCGACCGGGGTGAACACGGCGAGGTCTGCATCCGCGGCGCCCAGTTCGTCCTGCTGCGACTGGGCTACGGCGACGCCGGCACCCTCCATCGCGCCAGCGCCCGCCTTCACGAGGTCCTCGCCCGCGGCACCGGCGGCAGCTTCATCGCCTTCAACGACGCCCCCGGACGTACCAAGCAGCAAGTCCTCACCCTCCTGCGCACCGCCGCCATCGAAGCCCGCTGA
- a CDS encoding GntR family transcriptional regulator, translating to MAKHTDTRPAHHRISAKIRAEIMSGDLAAGQQLPITQDLVTQYGVSSQTIQRALGLLKAEGYIVGRSGLGVFVRDSPQQAFDSVATMPAARDGEPYVWIKEAAKQSKVGTNRILRVAEVVPPTQVRDALGLEPGETVAMRERLLLLDEDPAELVWSYYPMDIAQGTALLERKKIKGGSPTLLADKGYPPREMVDRVSCRPPTEEEFVGLELPTEVPVLRTLRVVYSDNAKPIEVTVMVKAAHLHELLYRVSLDLD from the coding sequence ATGGCGAAACACACGGACACCCGCCCGGCGCATCACAGAATCTCGGCAAAGATCCGCGCCGAGATCATGTCGGGCGATCTCGCAGCAGGCCAGCAACTGCCGATCACGCAAGACCTCGTAACGCAGTACGGAGTCTCCAGCCAGACGATCCAGCGAGCCCTTGGGCTGCTGAAGGCCGAGGGCTACATCGTCGGCCGGTCCGGCCTCGGTGTCTTCGTACGAGACAGCCCACAGCAGGCATTCGACAGCGTCGCGACGATGCCGGCGGCCCGGGACGGCGAGCCGTACGTGTGGATAAAGGAAGCCGCCAAGCAGTCGAAGGTGGGGACCAACAGGATCCTGCGCGTCGCGGAGGTCGTGCCGCCGACGCAAGTCCGCGACGCTCTCGGGCTTGAGCCCGGTGAGACGGTTGCGATGCGCGAGCGTCTGCTGCTTCTGGACGAGGACCCGGCCGAACTGGTCTGGTCCTACTACCCCATGGACATCGCCCAGGGCACCGCTCTCCTCGAACGCAAGAAGATCAAGGGCGGTTCGCCCACACTTCTGGCCGACAAGGGCTACCCGCCACGAGAGATGGTCGACAGGGTGTCCTGCCGCCCTCCTACCGAGGAAGAGTTCGTCGGTCTGGAGCTGCCGACGGAAGTGCCCGTACTCAGGACCCTTCGCGTCGTCTACTCGGACAACGCCAAGCCCATCGAGGTCACGGTCATGGTCAAGGCCGCGCACCTCCACGAGCTGCTGTACCGCGTCTCGCTCGACCTCGACTGA
- the mobF gene encoding MobF family relaxase encodes MAWLTKITADRQVEYRLRQQAGCAVVASAGGEPVVIDDTEDAALDYRLRPEGGADLIWLGQGLEAVGLVEGAVLNEEGKNAARRLMNGCHPATGARLLSSRTSAQTHPKAQLTTARVVEAMAKAAEEKGVESAALLDGKPKQRRVLERLQRMVHRRGEAHRMQVETLHKLVRAAGLALADIFDEKELAEAWAHKDLRVDRRVRGWDCVLDLPKSDSLLHGLMDLPDERELRAIVHQAARETFAQIEKWCGYAVGSEDGLPTRLVTGGLMAWVVEHQSARPVRAGDPGDPHLHLHVTIINLGLCEDGKWRSIANSGSDLHRHAAAADAYFKARVRSLLYERFGVRRERNERTGAWEVLGIPSALRDVFSRRGTLVDEEAGADASRQEKAAVSMATKRDKLDADATTMRASWRRRAEAAGIDLDAMLAAAAPGPRGSNGQAGATERGPAPRIPPPADLAALVFDPRTGLTKARKSFSRAELLAAVANALPYGIDGAPDRLEQLADLVLAVEGYAVRVPSVGSAVMSLTDRYTTQDILDAEDVVRTHSLTRFNDGSARLSEAQAAQAVERFQRAVGWPLSEQQNTTVTRLITAGHGIEAVVGAAGVGKSTLMEACRIAWDLTGTTYAGACLSAVAAQSLYGVSGIPSKTIAAWLGEIENGNGLRGVDVLCIDEATMVDDRTAAVLMAEAERTGTKIIAIGDHLQLQAIGPGGWFRETHRLVHGLTLTENRRQEDAAERAALEVWRTGDHEQALWMLADGGRVHAAQTADEARSQILTTWDELRKGWPDTYDLIANMAVLAARNSDVDALNIGAQQIRRAAGELGAEHRYALPGGDTLTLAVGDAVRVRANDYRSKRGEGPDLLNGYRAAITAMDENHNVQISWRVHVAGVEEPRYESAWVTPESIASGALSLGYAMTIAASQGLTCDTALLYGHGANAFAVYPGITRARRANHLWLPLGVLEDEQTQARLGAARSEKELLQRAIAAFAQFLGQSRPDSMVSDSFYEPPAPARLPLQRELEAAEARAEVERRLRRTYVASTLAPSVEQAEHQARKRRLAAQACSTSDQHTTVLADAVQSLRDHNPREVVRRIAEAFGTETPPRELDDAAAFLAQIQRKAREVDARLEAVERMRFQPSGDQKRQLARMQEERERLAIPSWKRRPHGDVEDLAQRLEEAVRESGRAAAAADTAAENLAELIAQATASRQSRGQTYAAEANRLLDQAEALVARGSADPGNAGGAGWEVIRSSPLANALGASQQVPERIEDIAARLAEMRVRASRLAHDADKQSQERLALMHGLLVREREAAQAYEETARDLEAEMNLRDRIARKHPVLHDEETNARRMLHRERRREKGKQNRHHEDQAVVAQNPQPTQHRGPR; translated from the coding sequence GTGGCTTGGCTGACGAAGATCACCGCCGACCGGCAGGTGGAGTACCGACTGCGACAACAGGCTGGGTGTGCCGTGGTGGCATCGGCCGGGGGAGAACCCGTCGTCATCGATGACACCGAAGACGCCGCCCTCGACTACCGACTGCGGCCCGAGGGCGGAGCCGACTTGATCTGGTTGGGCCAAGGCCTCGAAGCGGTGGGTCTTGTCGAAGGCGCGGTGCTGAACGAGGAGGGTAAGAACGCAGCGCGCCGGCTCATGAACGGCTGTCATCCGGCGACGGGCGCACGTCTGCTCAGCTCTCGGACTTCTGCCCAAACTCACCCGAAGGCACAGTTGACGACCGCGCGCGTTGTCGAAGCGATGGCGAAAGCTGCCGAGGAAAAGGGTGTGGAGTCCGCAGCTCTGCTGGACGGTAAGCCCAAGCAGAGACGCGTCCTGGAGCGGTTGCAGCGGATGGTGCATCGCCGGGGCGAGGCGCACCGCATGCAGGTGGAGACGCTGCACAAGCTCGTTCGCGCCGCGGGCCTCGCACTCGCCGACATCTTCGACGAGAAGGAACTCGCTGAAGCTTGGGCTCACAAGGACCTACGCGTGGACCGCCGTGTGCGCGGTTGGGACTGCGTCCTGGACCTGCCGAAGTCCGACAGCCTGCTACACGGGCTTATGGATCTGCCCGACGAGCGGGAGTTGCGCGCCATCGTTCACCAAGCCGCCCGCGAGACCTTCGCCCAAATCGAGAAGTGGTGCGGCTACGCGGTCGGTAGCGAAGACGGCCTGCCGACAAGGCTCGTGACCGGCGGATTGATGGCGTGGGTCGTCGAGCATCAGAGCGCCCGCCCGGTACGCGCTGGTGACCCCGGAGACCCGCACCTTCATCTACACGTCACGATCATCAATCTGGGCCTGTGCGAGGACGGCAAGTGGCGCTCCATCGCGAACTCGGGCAGCGACCTGCACCGGCATGCAGCTGCTGCGGACGCCTACTTCAAGGCCCGGGTCCGATCACTGCTGTACGAGCGCTTCGGGGTCCGGCGTGAGCGCAACGAACGTACGGGCGCGTGGGAGGTCTTGGGGATTCCATCGGCCCTACGCGACGTGTTCTCCCGCCGGGGCACGCTCGTCGACGAAGAGGCCGGCGCTGACGCGAGCCGCCAGGAGAAGGCGGCGGTGTCGATGGCGACCAAACGCGACAAGCTCGATGCCGACGCAACGACGATGCGCGCCAGCTGGCGTCGGCGGGCGGAGGCGGCGGGCATTGATCTTGATGCGATGCTGGCTGCAGCCGCTCCTGGACCTCGCGGCTCGAACGGTCAGGCAGGTGCCACCGAGCGTGGCCCAGCGCCACGAATACCTCCGCCGGCCGACCTCGCCGCCCTCGTCTTCGACCCCAGGACCGGGCTGACCAAGGCGCGAAAGTCCTTCAGCCGCGCGGAGCTGCTCGCGGCCGTGGCCAACGCGCTGCCGTACGGCATTGACGGCGCCCCGGACCGCTTGGAGCAACTCGCTGATCTGGTTCTCGCGGTCGAGGGGTACGCGGTGCGCGTGCCGTCCGTGGGCTCCGCCGTCATGTCATTGACAGACCGCTACACCACGCAGGACATCCTCGATGCCGAGGACGTTGTCCGTACACATTCACTGACCCGCTTCAACGACGGCTCGGCCCGGCTCAGCGAGGCCCAAGCCGCCCAAGCCGTCGAGAGGTTCCAGAGGGCCGTCGGCTGGCCCCTCTCGGAGCAGCAGAACACGACGGTGACGCGCCTCATCACTGCCGGGCACGGCATCGAGGCCGTAGTCGGCGCCGCTGGGGTGGGGAAGTCGACGCTCATGGAGGCGTGCCGGATCGCCTGGGACCTCACCGGCACCACGTACGCAGGCGCTTGCCTGAGCGCAGTCGCCGCACAGAGCCTGTACGGCGTCTCCGGCATCCCCTCGAAGACCATCGCGGCTTGGCTCGGCGAAATCGAGAACGGCAATGGCCTGCGAGGTGTCGACGTCCTCTGCATCGACGAGGCCACGATGGTCGACGACAGGACCGCTGCCGTACTAATGGCCGAGGCTGAGCGCACCGGAACCAAAATCATCGCGATCGGCGACCACCTGCAACTGCAGGCGATAGGTCCAGGCGGCTGGTTCCGAGAAACCCACCGCCTGGTCCACGGGCTCACGCTCACCGAAAACCGCCGCCAGGAGGACGCTGCCGAGCGGGCTGCGCTGGAGGTCTGGCGCACCGGCGATCACGAACAAGCCCTGTGGATGCTCGCCGACGGCGGGCGCGTACACGCCGCTCAGACCGCTGACGAGGCCCGCTCGCAGATACTCACGACCTGGGACGAGCTACGAAAGGGCTGGCCCGACACGTACGACCTCATCGCGAATATGGCCGTGCTCGCCGCTCGCAACAGCGATGTCGACGCTCTCAACATCGGGGCCCAACAGATCCGCCGGGCTGCAGGCGAGCTGGGCGCCGAGCACCGGTACGCGCTGCCTGGTGGTGACACTCTCACCCTCGCGGTCGGCGACGCCGTCAGGGTGCGAGCCAACGACTACCGGTCGAAGCGCGGCGAAGGCCCCGACCTCCTGAATGGATACCGGGCCGCCATCACAGCGATGGACGAGAATCACAACGTACAGATCAGTTGGCGTGTGCACGTTGCCGGAGTTGAAGAGCCGCGATATGAGTCGGCGTGGGTGACGCCGGAAAGTATCGCGTCCGGCGCACTGTCGCTGGGCTACGCCATGACGATCGCAGCAAGCCAGGGTCTGACCTGCGACACGGCGCTGTTGTACGGGCACGGGGCGAATGCCTTCGCTGTCTATCCAGGCATCACCCGCGCCAGGCGCGCGAACCATCTGTGGCTGCCTCTCGGAGTCCTTGAGGATGAGCAGACGCAGGCGCGGCTCGGTGCAGCCCGCAGCGAGAAGGAGCTCCTGCAGCGCGCCATCGCCGCATTTGCCCAGTTCCTCGGACAGTCGAGGCCGGACAGCATGGTCTCGGATTCGTTCTACGAGCCGCCGGCCCCAGCCCGCCTACCACTGCAGCGCGAACTCGAAGCTGCCGAGGCCCGCGCGGAGGTCGAGCGCAGGTTGCGGCGGACATACGTGGCAAGCACACTCGCGCCATCCGTTGAGCAGGCCGAACACCAGGCCCGCAAACGGCGGCTGGCTGCCCAAGCTTGCTCCACTTCAGACCAGCACACCACCGTCTTGGCCGACGCCGTCCAGTCGCTGCGTGACCACAACCCACGCGAAGTGGTCCGGCGGATCGCTGAGGCCTTCGGCACGGAGACGCCGCCGCGTGAGCTGGACGACGCAGCGGCATTCCTTGCCCAGATCCAGCGAAAGGCGAGGGAAGTTGATGCCCGCCTCGAAGCTGTGGAACGAATGCGGTTCCAGCCAAGTGGAGATCAAAAGCGGCAGTTGGCGCGGATGCAGGAGGAGCGGGAGAGGCTGGCCATCCCGTCCTGGAAGCGACGTCCTCACGGAGACGTCGAGGACTTGGCCCAACGCCTCGAAGAGGCAGTACGCGAGTCTGGCCGAGCCGCCGCCGCGGCGGACACAGCAGCGGAGAATCTTGCTGAACTCATCGCCCAGGCGACGGCGAGCCGTCAGTCCCGTGGGCAGACATACGCTGCCGAGGCGAATCGCCTCTTGGACCAGGCAGAGGCACTAGTGGCCAGAGGCAGCGCCGATCCTGGAAACGCGGGGGGCGCTGGGTGGGAGGTCATCCGCTCCAGCCCTCTCGCCAACGCGCTCGGTGCCTCGCAGCAGGTTCCGGAGAGGATCGAGGACATCGCCGCCAGGCTCGCCGAGATGCGCGTCAGGGCGTCCCGGCTCGCGCACGACGCGGACAAGCAGAGCCAGGAAAGACTGGCCCTCATGCATGGGCTACTTGTCCGCGAGCGGGAGGCCGCGCAGGCGTACGAGGAGACTGCCAGAGACCTAGAGGCGGAGATGAACCTGCGCGACAGGATCGCGCGGAAGCACCCCGTACTCCATGACGAGGAGACGAACGCCCGCCGCATGCTGCATCGGGAGCGGAGGCGAGAGAAGGGGAAGCAGAACAGGCATCACGAGGACCAGGCCGTCGTCGCTCAGAACCCGCAGCCGACGCAGCACCGTGGACCGCGTTGA
- a CDS encoding helix-turn-helix domain-containing protein — translation MQDQASQPAPAVKLQRVKGGNAPNRLAITIDEAAEQLSVSYQTLWRAIRDGEFPGIKIRGRILVPIRAIELLMESVTRSGQLVDAADWTAAWRADASAAAEAG, via the coding sequence ATGCAGGACCAGGCTAGTCAGCCGGCCCCCGCTGTGAAGCTGCAGCGCGTCAAGGGCGGTAACGCTCCCAACCGCCTCGCCATCACCATCGACGAGGCCGCCGAGCAGCTGAGCGTCAGCTACCAGACGCTGTGGCGGGCGATCCGTGACGGCGAATTCCCCGGGATCAAGATCCGCGGTCGCATCCTCGTGCCCATCAGGGCGATCGAGCTGCTGATGGAGTCGGTCACCCGCTCCGGGCAGCTCGTGGATGCCGCCGACTGGACCGCCGCTTGGCGCGCGGATGCGTCAGCCGCTGCGGAGGCTGGCTGA
- a CDS encoding DUF2304 domain-containing protein, with amino-acid sequence MARIIRILALTGAAAAALLGTASTVHADTPETTTATVEAAVDHATGTPVVLPSGKTLHVRGLDSATYRTDAAHHDTVITLAADTTTAPGTAGIDSTLREGAGAGTGAVGGNPAAYNQQQVQVQAAGTGSISVLAALGIGLAIFTFLMVKKGRINAWHAFALVLFGVVLAPTTFGPMLQNLGVSAATGLGNVWSGF; translated from the coding sequence ATGGCCCGCATCATCCGAATCCTCGCACTGACCGGTGCCGCCGCCGCTGCCCTCCTGGGTACCGCCAGCACTGTCCACGCCGACACCCCCGAGACGACCACCGCCACCGTGGAGGCCGCCGTCGACCACGCGACCGGCACCCCGGTCGTCCTCCCCTCCGGCAAGACCCTCCACGTCCGCGGACTCGACAGCGCCACCTACCGCACCGACGCCGCCCATCACGACACCGTGATCACCCTCGCCGCCGACACGACCACTGCCCCCGGCACCGCGGGCATCGACTCCACCCTGCGCGAAGGCGCCGGCGCCGGTACGGGCGCGGTCGGCGGCAACCCCGCCGCCTACAACCAGCAGCAGGTCCAAGTCCAGGCGGCCGGCACGGGCAGCATCAGCGTCCTTGCCGCCCTCGGCATCGGCCTGGCGATCTTCACCTTCCTGATGGTCAAGAAGGGCCGTATCAACGCGTGGCACGCGTTCGCGCTGGTCCTGTTCGGGGTGGTTCTCGCCCCGACGACCTTCGGCCCGATGCTCCAGAACCTGGGAGTTTCCGCAGCCACCGGCCTCGGCAACGTCTGGTCCGGCTTCTAG
- a CDS encoding WhiB family transcriptional regulator, translated as MPPTGPPLGARMRQPLRRLAEMATPRRTAGTISGSKRLAVVSADWRARQAERSRLGRLSRAIEQNAACAGKDPELFFAKSADGVELAKQICRGCPVLRECLVQGLRLRDKYAVLGATTPEERATLLRHLARKRRGVAA; from the coding sequence ATGCCGCCGACTGGACCGCCGCTTGGCGCGCGGATGCGTCAGCCGCTGCGGAGGCTGGCTGAGATGGCCACGCCACGACGTACCGCCGGGACGATCAGCGGCAGCAAGCGTCTAGCAGTGGTCTCCGCTGACTGGCGTGCTCGCCAGGCCGAGCGCAGCCGGCTGGGCCGACTCAGCAGGGCCATCGAGCAGAACGCCGCGTGTGCTGGGAAGGACCCCGAGCTGTTCTTCGCCAAGAGCGCCGACGGAGTGGAGCTCGCCAAACAGATCTGTCGAGGCTGCCCCGTCTTACGGGAGTGCCTCGTTCAGGGCCTTCGTCTTCGCGACAAGTACGCCGTCCTCGGTGCGACCACGCCTGAGGAGCGAGCCACGCTCCTACGCCACCTTGCTCGGAAGCGGCGGGGGGTGGCGGCGTGA
- a CDS encoding DUF1682 domain-containing protein, with protein MSVTDLHPETSGSTYAESLARVEQLRADAEAKRIKNESERRRQELLDQKAAARAQREIQRDLAAAADEQRQRDDARREAAEAKARAAKSAATWRTAAKAIAIVCVVVSLPMQVMAFWDAHAWFLVAAPFVLEGVAWALLCGAQAAIDEGRPSWHYRLGALLQALVAAGINYAHGSAEYGMATGIGGALCSVIGPMIWDLHEHGRIAKRENRTRRSVRRAQRRTDRAEFQRLDAVNEARAARDAEVWERALDLAAAYGEVRPGRRSGLGRTKAPEVVPSEKTYARACVEIHGAEPGSTADRIAHMRTAKRAVRIAQNGPLDGSQTDEKPQVDSQTPAADSEPSTARAKAPKQRGEDGRKRNGGTPPRRRPGTVKYHPAAKKQMALAAARQSN; from the coding sequence GTGAGCGTCACCGACTTGCACCCCGAGACGTCCGGCAGCACCTACGCCGAGAGCCTCGCGCGTGTCGAGCAGCTACGAGCTGACGCGGAAGCGAAGCGCATCAAGAACGAGAGTGAGCGCCGCCGTCAGGAGCTGTTGGACCAGAAGGCCGCGGCACGTGCACAGCGCGAGATCCAGCGTGACCTCGCCGCGGCCGCCGATGAGCAGCGTCAGCGAGACGATGCCCGCAGGGAGGCGGCCGAGGCCAAGGCCCGAGCTGCGAAGTCCGCCGCCACCTGGCGCACCGCCGCAAAGGCCATCGCGATCGTCTGCGTCGTGGTCAGCCTGCCGATGCAGGTCATGGCCTTCTGGGACGCGCACGCCTGGTTCCTCGTCGCCGCACCGTTCGTGCTGGAGGGCGTCGCCTGGGCGCTGTTGTGCGGAGCGCAGGCCGCCATCGACGAGGGCCGCCCGTCCTGGCACTACCGGCTCGGGGCGCTGCTCCAGGCCCTTGTCGCCGCCGGCATCAACTACGCGCACGGCAGCGCCGAGTACGGCATGGCCACCGGGATCGGCGGCGCGCTGTGCTCCGTGATTGGCCCCATGATCTGGGACCTCCACGAGCACGGCCGAATCGCCAAGCGTGAGAACCGCACCCGACGGTCCGTCCGCCGGGCACAGCGCCGCACGGACCGTGCCGAGTTCCAGCGGCTGGACGCGGTCAACGAAGCCCGCGCCGCCCGCGATGCCGAGGTGTGGGAGAGGGCTCTAGACCTCGCCGCCGCGTACGGCGAAGTCCGCCCCGGCCGCCGATCCGGCCTGGGCCGTACGAAGGCCCCGGAGGTCGTCCCGAGCGAGAAGACCTATGCCCGCGCCTGCGTGGAAATCCACGGCGCCGAGCCCGGCTCGACGGCCGACAGGATCGCCCACATGCGCACTGCCAAGCGTGCCGTGCGCATCGCCCAGAACGGCCCTCTGGACGGCTCACAGACGGACGAAAAACCGCAGGTCGATTCCCAAACGCCCGCCGCCGACAGCGAGCCGTCCACGGCCCGGGCGAAGGCGCCGAAGCAGCGGGGCGAGGACGGCCGCAAGCGCAACGGCGGAACCCCGCCCCGCCGCCGCCCCGGCACCGTCAAGTACCACCCCGCCGCCAAGAAGCAGATGGCCCTCGCGGCCGCCCGCCAGTCCAACTGA
- a CDS encoding helix-turn-helix domain-containing protein — protein sequence MQDQTEYPAPVVTLQRVRRGAKPDRLAVTIAEAAEQLGVSYQTLWRAIRDGEFPGIKIRGRILVPIRAIEMLMESVTRSGELVDVADWTASWRAGTAIAEVV from the coding sequence ATGCAAGACCAGACGGAGTACCCCGCCCCCGTTGTGACGCTGCAGCGCGTCAGGCGGGGCGCCAAACCCGATCGGCTCGCCGTCACCATCGCTGAAGCCGCCGAGCAACTAGGCGTTAGCTACCAGACGCTGTGGCGCGCGATCCGCGACGGCGAATTCCCCGGGATCAAGATCCGCGGCCGCATCCTCGTGCCCATCAGGGCGATAGAGATGCTGATGGAGTCGGTCACCCGCTCCGGGGAGCTCGTGGACGTGGCCGACTGGACGGCCTCGTGGCGTGCCGGGACCGCCATTGCCGAGGTGGTTTGA
- a CDS encoding GntR family transcriptional regulator — MWESDSVAYLTPRGAGESDAWSQELERHQRRGSQQIVDVRELEPPPSIAAALDLKAGETAVVRRRIMHLDDQPVELTDSYYPATIARGTPLAESRKIPGGAVTLVAKLGFTISEVSEDVTVDMPSREVREALRLDEGEPVLVLTRTSATADQQPVEVSQMTMLRGHRLTYRTKVG, encoded by the coding sequence ATGTGGGAGTCCGACTCGGTCGCCTACCTGACACCGCGTGGTGCAGGGGAGAGCGACGCCTGGAGCCAGGAGCTGGAGCGTCACCAGCGTCGGGGTTCGCAGCAGATCGTTGACGTACGCGAGTTGGAGCCACCGCCGTCGATCGCCGCGGCCCTTGACCTCAAGGCCGGCGAAACGGCTGTTGTGCGGCGACGGATCATGCACCTGGACGATCAGCCCGTCGAGCTGACGGATTCGTACTACCCGGCAACTATCGCCCGAGGCACGCCCCTCGCGGAGAGCCGCAAGATTCCTGGAGGTGCCGTCACTCTCGTGGCCAAGCTCGGCTTCACGATCAGCGAAGTCAGCGAGGACGTGACTGTGGACATGCCGAGTCGTGAGGTGCGGGAGGCGCTGCGCCTGGACGAAGGAGAACCCGTGCTCGTGCTCACGCGTACGAGCGCCACGGCTGATCAGCAGCCAGTGGAGGTATCCCAGATGACCATGCTTCGTGGTCATCGCCTCACCTATCGGACCAAGGTCGGTTGA
- a CDS encoding helix-turn-helix domain-containing protein: MSSDYQSGRVALGARMRELRTEAGMNGKNFAERLGWQRSKVSRLENGKQTPSRDDLTAWAEAAGRADVIAELTGRLAGLETRYRSLRKQYSNGHRARQEQGLVETEQTNELRAVEVIRIPGLFQTPEYARAVFTANAAFRGVPTADIEDAVRARMRRQQALYEPERSFRVLLWEGALYALNAPRPVMAAQLDRLRSMVGMDTVQLGIIPFAAELRRSPSHGFWIYDRRLVIVETLSTEMWLDDEESVSLYERAWDWLADSAVYDATAHRLIGRASAALNLS, from the coding sequence GTGAGCAGCGACTACCAATCCGGGCGCGTCGCCCTCGGTGCGCGCATGCGCGAACTGCGCACCGAGGCGGGCATGAACGGCAAGAACTTCGCCGAACGCCTCGGCTGGCAACGCTCGAAAGTCAGCCGCCTGGAGAACGGCAAGCAGACCCCGAGCCGCGACGACCTCACCGCATGGGCCGAAGCCGCCGGCCGGGCCGACGTCATAGCCGAATTGACCGGGCGCCTCGCCGGGCTTGAGACCCGTTACCGGTCGCTGCGCAAGCAGTACTCCAACGGGCACCGCGCCCGCCAGGAGCAAGGGCTGGTCGAGACGGAGCAGACGAACGAGCTGCGGGCCGTCGAGGTGATCCGAATCCCCGGGCTGTTCCAGACACCCGAGTACGCGCGGGCCGTGTTCACTGCCAACGCCGCATTCCGCGGCGTCCCGACCGCGGACATCGAGGACGCTGTCCGGGCCCGCATGCGTCGCCAGCAGGCCCTGTACGAGCCTGAGCGCAGCTTCCGCGTCCTGCTGTGGGAGGGCGCCTTGTACGCCTTGAACGCCCCCCGTCCGGTCATGGCCGCGCAGTTGGACCGGCTCCGCTCCATGGTCGGCATGGACACGGTACAGCTCGGCATCATCCCCTTCGCTGCCGAGCTGCGCCGCAGCCCCTCGCACGGGTTCTGGATCTACGACCGCCGCCTTGTGATCGTCGAGACCCTCAGCACGGAAATGTGGCTCGACGACGAGGAATCGGTCTCGCTGTACGAGCGGGCATGGGACTGGCTCGCGGACTCGGCCGTGTACGACGCCACTGCACACCGGCTCATCGGCCGCGCGAGCGCCGCTCTCAACCTGTCGTAA
- a CDS encoding DUF6879 family protein — translation MALRFLGTTSDGGDCPTLYEVEGTGEILVQGDVVTDPEHIAQLRDVKPSETFVRVPRELLARFAPHSAPSEVIPFSDAAHVFTDLKHTAWRLETRRGYATDRSSAAWARWKAGEDVAHDEPDAWRRNVIEQVAQGKTFGRVRIVDQPLTEGQEFLLTRAPSSVAAGDEVRYLWRADAVRLGLPEFDLWLIDSRTMLRFVFDEQDTTMGVIVSEDPTEVLAACQARDAAWHHALTAADFAERVRSTA, via the coding sequence ATGGCGCTCAGGTTCCTCGGCACTACCAGCGACGGCGGTGACTGCCCCACTCTCTACGAGGTGGAAGGCACGGGCGAGATCCTCGTGCAGGGTGACGTCGTCACCGACCCCGAGCACATCGCCCAACTGCGGGACGTGAAGCCCTCCGAGACGTTCGTACGGGTGCCACGCGAACTCCTCGCCCGCTTCGCCCCGCACAGCGCGCCATCCGAGGTGATCCCGTTCAGCGACGCGGCGCACGTCTTCACCGACCTGAAGCACACCGCGTGGCGGCTGGAGACCCGCCGCGGCTACGCCACCGACCGAAGCAGCGCGGCGTGGGCCCGCTGGAAGGCCGGCGAGGACGTGGCCCATGACGAACCCGACGCGTGGCGCCGCAACGTCATCGAGCAGGTCGCACAAGGCAAGACGTTCGGCCGCGTCCGGATCGTTGACCAGCCGCTCACGGAAGGGCAGGAGTTCCTGCTGACGCGGGCACCGAGCAGCGTGGCCGCAGGTGACGAGGTGCGCTACCTGTGGCGGGCGGATGCCGTGCGCCTAGGCCTTCCCGAGTTCGACCTCTGGCTCATCGACTCCCGCACCATGCTCCGCTTCGTGTTCGACGAGCAGGACACCACCATGGGCGTCATCGTCTCCGAGGACCCCACCGAGGTACTCGCCGCCTGCCAGGCCCGCGACGCCGCCTGGCATCACGCGCTGACTGCCGCCGACTTCGCCGAGCGGGTACGTTCCACTGCGTGA